In Scleropages formosus chromosome 10, fSclFor1.1, whole genome shotgun sequence, a single genomic region encodes these proteins:
- the LOC108932198 gene encoding class A basic helix-loop-helix protein 9 — MASRASFTESELSEEDSLLCPDDDSGGEGHLGKSSPLSEGCTSSCPSESDDSRVGKKRSRPVRSKARRVAANVRERKRILDYNQAFNALRVALKHDLSGKRLSKIATLRRAINRISSLSVFLRANPAGVPRQPCTHSECHVLQEEPRLELAKDRGYLFPAESYLPCALASPLPPQPPRQTHSLSLPAEEPLHVDTLGLLGPLPPPSPHYPEPQFYLPHGHYAGPQDEFSLSYYGGGCGAGPGHQFGARMSCHPNHTENFAESTASLPFSWQAGYLQGSGYQQSLSMH, encoded by the coding sequence ATGGCGAGCAGGGCCAGCTTCACGGAGTCGGAGCTCTCGGAGGAAGACAGCCTTCTGTGCCCCGACGACGACAGCGGAGGTGAAGGACACCTCGGTAAGTCCTCCCCGCTCAGCGAGGGCTGCACCAGCAGCTGCCCCAGCGAGTCCGATGACAGCAGGGTGGGCAAAAAGCGGAGTCGTCCGGTACGCTCCAAGGCCCGGCGCGTGGCCGCCAATGTGCGGGAGCGCAAGCGCATCCTGGACTACAACCAGGCCTTCAACGCCCTGCGTGTGGCCCTCAAGCATGACCTGAGCGGCAAGCGGCTCTCCAAGATAGCCACGCTGCGCCGCGCCATCAACCGCATTTCCTCGCTGTCCGTCTTTCTGCGCGCCAACCCCGCAGGTGTCCCCCGCCAGCCCTGCACCCACTCCGAGTGCCACGTGCTACAGGAGGAGCCTCGGTTGGAACTGGCCAAGGACAGGGGCTACCTCTTCCCGGCAGAGAGCTACCTGCCTTGTGCTCTGGCCTCACCGCTGCCCCCGCAGCCTCCTCGCCAAACCCATTCCCTCAGCTTGCCGGCAGAGGAACCGCTCCACGTGGACACACTGGGACTCCTGGGACCCCTGCCCCCACCCTCCCCGCACTACCCAGAGCCCCAGTTCTACCTGCCTCATGGACACTACGCTGGACCCCAGGATGAGTTCAGCCTGTCCTACTACGGCGGCGGCTGCGGCGCCGGCCCGGGACACCAATTTGGGGCACGGATGAGCTGCCACCCCAACCACACGGAGAATTTTGCAGAATCCACGGCTTCCCTGCCCTTCTCTTGGCAGGCAGGCTACCTGCAGGGCTCAGGGTACCAGCAGTCCTTATCCATGCACTGA